From a single Sorghum bicolor cultivar BTx623 chromosome 5, Sorghum_bicolor_NCBIv3, whole genome shotgun sequence genomic region:
- the LOC8066715 gene encoding cytosolic sulfotransferase 5, with product MEDDDIQLLGTTTTARRNDNDGQYGGFWLADIMQNAVAAARTRIKSNPPDILLASLPKSGTTWLKALAFATLNRATHSPSDAHHPLRHHNPHDCVAFLEMMMVTQDDDNDDGDGDEALLRPPPSRRPLLVQTHIPYSLLPDAITAEGSGCRIVYVCRDPKDMLVSFWNFHLKEGPTLAAAGGGGAWVGESSAASLTKFEDVFELFCQGRYPGGPYWRNAMEFWRESQRRPDEVLFLRYEDMLGDPVGNLKKLAAFMGCAFSEEEEEEEAGGVVEQIVELCSLASLKGMDVNKNGSTVLAFRNEAYFRKGQVGDWKNYMTVEMAARLDKIVEEATRGSGLTFAGSVLHND from the exons ATGGAGGACGACGATATTCAG CTGCTGGGCACCACCACCACGGCGAGGAGGAACGACAACGATGGGCAGTACGGAGGCTTCTGGCTCGCCGACATCATGCAgaacgccgtcgccgccgctcgCACACGCATCAAGTCCAACCCACCAGACATCTTGCTGGCCAGCTTGCCGAAATCCGGCACCACCTGGCTCAAGGCCCTCGCCTTCGCGACGCTCAACCGTGCCACGCACTCGCCGTCCGACGCCCACCACCCGCTCCGGCACCACAACCCCCACGACTGCGTCGCCTTCCTGGAGATGATGATGGTCACCCAGGACGACGacaacgacgacggcgacggcgacgaggcCCTCCTCCGTCCTCCTCCATCACGGCGGCCACTGCTGGTACAGACGCACATCCCCTACTCCCTGCTTCCCGATGCCATCACGGCGGAGGGCTCCGGGTGCCGGATCGTCTACGTGTGCCGGGATCCCAAGGACATGCTGGTCTCCTTCTGGAACTTCCACCTCAAGGAGGGACCGACTTTggcggccgccggcggcggcggcgcctgggTCGGCGAGTCATCGGCGGCAAGCCTGACCAAATTCGAGGACGTCTTCGAGCTCTTCTGCCAGGGACGGTACCCCGGAGGCCCCTACTGGCGCAACGCCATGGAGTTCTGGCGCGAGAGCCAGAGGAGGCCTGACGAGGTGCTGTTCCTGAGGTACGAGGACATGCTGGGAGACCCGGTGGGTAACCTGAAGAAGCTGGCGGCGTTCATGGGGTGCGCGTTCtccgaggaggaggaagaggaggaggctgGCGGCGTGGTGGAGCAGATCGTGGAGCTCTGCAGCTTGGCGAGCCTGAAGGGCATGGACGTGAACAAGAATGGCAGCACGGTGCTGGCGTTCAGGAATGAGGCCTACTTCAGGAAAGGGCAGGTCGGCGACTGGAAAAACTACATGACCGTGGAGATGGCGGCGAGGCTGGATAAGATCGTTGAGGAGGCCACTCGAGGTTCTGGACTCACCTTTGCGGGCTCAGTCTTGCATAATGATTAA